In Tetrapisispora phaffii CBS 4417 chromosome 6, complete genome, a single genomic region encodes these proteins:
- the YEF1 gene encoding NADH/NAD(+) kinase (similar to Saccharomyces cerevisiae YEF1 (YEL041W) and UTR1 (YJR049C); ancestral locus Anc_1.484) → MKRPYQVDGVDRNKKNKKDVSKMKVHWKLYGSKDDLSEEFNSFSSTSSKDTDELKRDMESVSDDGKGKSRLTLSKDKNPYENSNDVDDDVALKQKNFGDDYEGCIVINKKIEEHNSTAKETAKNSLSTSKSMPDVSKMKAAIKPHFKYASHAYGLRMMSKKIFNTKVELDVENIMIVIKNNDVSLIYLLRELIEWLLAKYPALTVYIEDKVLQNKSFDVESLISDIKCPARRIKFWNVKFLEENIGFFDLVITLGGDGTVLFVSSIFQTHVPPVLSFSLGSLGFLTNYKFEHFKKDLSRILNNNKVKTNLRMRLECKVYRRREPVINPETGKKLYVSELISEHHVLNELTVDRGPSPFISNLELYNDCSLLTVAQADGLIISTPTGSTAYSLSAGGSLVYPSVNAIAVTPICPHTLNFRPIILPDSVNLRVKVSMKSRATAWAAFDGKNRVELFSGDYISISASPYAFPTIESSPDEFINSINRTLNWNLREEQKSFTHMLSDKNKEKYANDPIKLDQAEESCEEVELQEKIDGSKIDIAMVKHMMNPERKSMNRLEQEEHESS, encoded by the coding sequence atgaaaagaCCTTATCAAGTTGATGGTGTTGACCGGAAtaagaagaacaagaaaGATGTCTCGAAGATGAAGGTTCATTGGAAACTTTATGGGAGTAAAGATGATTTGTCAGAAGAGTTCAATAGTTTTTCATCCACCTCTAGTAAAGATACAGATGAACTCAAGCGTGATATGGAGTCTGTTTCGGATGATGGCAAGGGAAAGTCTAGATTGACCCTCTCAAAGGATAAGAACCCCTACGAAAATAGCAACGATGTTGACGACGATGTCGCACTGAAACAGAAGAATTTTGGAGACGATTATGAAGGTTGCATTGTTATTAATaagaaaattgaagaaCATAACAGTACCGCAAAAGAGACTGCCAAGAACTCACTTTCGACAAGCAAATCAATGCCTGATGTTTCGAAAATGAAAGCAGCTATAAAACCTCATTTTAAATATGCTTCTCATGCTTATGGGTTGCGTATGATGtcgaaaaaaatatttaacacAAAAGTTGAATTAGATGTTGAAAATATCATGATAGTAATCAAGAACAATGATGTCTCTCTAATTTACTTACTAAGAGAATTGATCGAATGGCTTCTAGCCAAATATCCAGCGTTAACCGTCTACATTGAGGATAAAGTTTTGCAGAATAAGAGTTTCGATGTAGAATCGCTTATATCAGATATTAAATGCCCAGCTCGTAGAATCAAATTTTGGAATgtgaaatttttagaagaaaatatcGGTTTTTTCGATTTGGTAATTACACTAGGAGGTGATGGTACAGTCTTGTTCGTTTCGTCGATTTTCCAAACACACGTTCCTCCTGTCCTTTCGTTTTCCTTGGGTTCACTGGGGTTCTTAACAAATTACAAATTCGAACACTTTAAAAAAGATTTGTCAAGGatattaaacaataataaagtGAAGACTAATTTGAGAATGCGGTTAGAATGTAAAGTATATAGAAGAAGAGAGCCTGTGATAAACCCAGAAACCGGCAAGAAACTGTATGTTTCGGAACTCATATCAGAACACCATGTGttaaatgaattaactGTTGACAGAGGGCCTTCCCCTTTCATTTCTAATTTAGAATTGTACAATGATTGTTCGCTACTAACCGTCGCACAAGCAGATGGTCTGATTATTAGTACTCCAACCGGTTCTACAGCTTACTCCCTCAGTGCTGGTGGTTCGCTTGTGTATCCAAGTGTGAATGCAATCGCGGTCACTCCAATTTGCCCACATACTCTTAACTTCAGGCCTATTATTTTGCCAGATAGTGTGAATTTAAGAGTCAAAGTATCTATGAAATCAAGAGCAACAGCATGGGCCGCTTTTGACGGTAAAAACAGAGTCGAGCTGTTTTCCGGTGattatatttctatatCAGCAAGTCCTTATGCTTTCCCAACTATTGAATCCTCTCCagatgaatttattaatagtaTTAATAGAACTCTGAATTGGAACTTAAGAGAGGAACAAAAATCTTTCACACATATGTTATCCGATAAGAACAAAGAGAAGTATGCAAACGACCCAATTAAATTAGATCAAGCAGAAGAAAGTTGCGAGGAAGTCGAACTCCAAGAGAAGATTGATGGAAGCAAAATAGATATAGCGATGGTTAAACATATGATGAACCCTGAAAGGAAATCCATGAATAGACTTGAACAAGAAGAACACGAGTCCTCTTGA